Within Micromonospora parathelypteridis, the genomic segment TCCCGCCACCGGTCCCCGACGACATGCCATGACCGGCCTGGTTGGCGGGCCGGCGGAGCTGTGCGCGGTGGTGCTCGCCGCCGGCGAGGGCACCCGGTTGCGCCCGCTCACCGAACGGGTGCCCAAGGCGCTCTGCCCGGTGGGCAACGTGCCGCTGCTGGACCGGGCCTTGGCCCGGCTGGTGGGGCTCGGCCTGGCCGGTCCCGCCCGGGTCGCGGTGAACGCCTGCTACCTCGGCGACCAGGTGGTCGCGCACGTGGGCGACCGCGCGCACCTGTCCGTCGAGCCCGGCGACCCGCTGGGCACCGCAGGTGGGGTGGCCAACCTGCGGGACTGGATCGACGGGCGGCCGGTGCTGGTCGGCAACGCCGACGCGTACCTCGCCGATCCGGCGGCACCGCCGGGGCCGGACGTGGCCGCCCTGCTCGACGGGTGGGACGGCCACACCGTACGCCTGCTCGGCCAGCCCGCCGCGGACCCGACGGCGCCGGGCACCTTCGCCGGGCACTGCTTCACCGGCTTCTCGCTGCTGCCCTGGCGGCTCGTGCGCGACCTGCGGGCAGTCCACTCCGACCTGGTCCACGCCGTGTGGCGCCCGGCGGAGTCGGCGGGTGCGCTGGAGGTGGTGCCCTACCCGGGCACCTTCTACGACACCGGCACCCCGGCCGACTATCTGGCGGCCAACCTGCACGCCGCGGCCGGCGGCACCCTCGCCGACCCGTCCGCCACGGTGACCGGCCGCTGTGTGGAGTCGGTGGTCGGCGCGGGCGCTCGGGTGCGCGGCGACGTGGAGCGCACCGTGGTCTGGCCGGGCGCGACGGTGCACGAGGGCGAGCGGCTGCGCGACGCGATCCGGGCCGGGGACAACCTGACCGTGCCGGTCACCAGTCCACCACCCTCGACCTCGACCGGGCGGAAAACATCTAGCATGGGCGACGACGCCGACGAACGGAGAAATGTCCCGTGATCACCGCTATCGTGCTGATCGACTGCGCCACCGACGCGATCCCCGAGGTGGCGGAGACCCTGGCCAACCTCTCCGGCGTCAGCGAGGTCTACTCGGTGGCCGGGCACGTCGACCTCATCGCCATCGTCCGGGTCCGCGAGTTCGACCAGATCGCCCAGGTCATCGCCGGCAGCATCTCCAAGGTGCCGGGTGTGCTCAACACCGAGTCGCACATCGCCTTCCGGGCGTACTCCCAGCACGACCTGGAGGAAGCGTTCGCGATCGGCCTGTCCAGCGCCGACTGACCAGCGCGCGCACGGCGGCCGGTCCACCCCGCGGGCGGACCGGCCGTCTGCTGTCGCTACGTCAGCTCACGCTGGGAGCCGGCGTTTCGGTGGTGCCACCGCCCGGAGCCGGGGACTCTGTGCCACCGCCCGGAGCCGGCGACTCGGTGCCGCCACCCGGAGCCGGCGACTCAGTGCCGGTACCACCCGGGCTGGGCGTACCGCTGGCGCTGGTCTGCGGAACCGGGATGCCCAGCTTGTTGGCGAGCTGCACCAACTCGTCGTAGTGGGCCTGCAGCGTCGGCAGTGCGGTCTGCGCCAACTGGACCACCGACTGCTCGGAGCCCTGCGAGATCTCCGTCTGGGTGGCCTGGATGGCCTGGACGTGGCCAGCCAGCTCACTGGTCACCCAGAGCCGGTCGAACTCCGCACCGCTGGCGTTGTTCAACTTGTCGATGACCGCCTGCTGATCGGCGCTCGGCTCGTTCGGCAGCTCCACCCCGAGCTGGGACGCGGTCTGCTGCACCGTCTGGTCCAGCTGGGTGTGGTCGGTCTTCAGCATCGCGCCCAGATCCTTGACCCCCTGGTCCTGACCCTTCTGCTGGGCCAGGTCACCGGCGGTGATCTCGAACAGGTTGACCTGGTGAATCGCCTGCAGGTACTGGGTGTCCTGCGTCGACGGCTGCGCCGCGGCCTGCGCGGCCGCAGCCGGCGCGACCCCGACCAGTACCAGCGCGGCCAACAGGCCGAGGCGTTTGATACCCAACATGCTTCCCCCCCTTGAGACGTTGGACCGCACGGTTACCCGACTCACCGGGGTTATTCCTGCGATCGCCTGTCGCGCAGGGTCGACCGGTCCCGCCGTGGCAGTCCGACTCCTGGTCGGATGGGCGCTGGGTGCGAATACGACGTGGCGCCCGCCGGAATCCGGCGGGCGCCACGTAACGGTGCGTTGGGGCGGTCAGCGGCGGCTCTCGCCGCTGCCGATCTCCTCGCGCTCGGGCCGGGCCTCGACCGGCGGGTGCCCCGGCGAGACCGGCGCCTCGACCGGCTTCTCGATCGGGTAGAAGAAGCCCCGGATGGCCGGGCCGAGGGCCCCCAGCCGGTTCATCTTCTTCGGCACGACCCAGCCGACGTACTCCAGCTCGCCGTGACCGTCCGCGTGCCCGTTCGACGCGCTGAGCGGCTGGTGCACCTCGACGAACCGGCCGTCCGGCATACGCCGGATGATGCCGGTCTCCACGCCGTGCGCGAGCACCTCCCGGTCGTGCTGCTGCAGACCCAGGCAGAGCCGGTACGTGACGTAGTACGCGATCGGCGGGACCACCAGCAGACCGATCCGGCCGGCCCAGGTCATCGCGTTCAAGCTGATCATGAACTTGTCGGCGATCACGTCGTTGGCGCCGGTGAGCGTCAGCACGACGTAGAACGAGACGGCCATGGCGCCGACCGCGGTCCGGGCCGGGACGTCACGGGGCCGCTGGAGCAGGTTGTGGCTCTTGCGGTCCTTGAGGTGCCGGGCTTCCAGGAACGGGTACATCGTCGACAGGCCCACGAGGATGCCTGGCAACACGACCGTCGGCCAGAACAGCGGCGGAATGACGTACCCGTCACCGAGCGGGATGTTGATCTCCCAGGCCGGCATGAGTCGGGTCGACCCGTCGAGGAACATGACGTACCAGTCGGGCTGGCTGGCGGCCGAGACCACCCATGCCTCGTACGGGCCGAACAGCCAGATCGGGTTGATCTGGAACAGACCGCCCATCAGCGCGATGACGCCGAAGACGACCATGAAGAAGCCGCCCTGCTTCAACGCGTACCGCGGGAACATCCGCTCGCCGACCACGTTGCCGTTGGTCCGGCCGGGGCCGGGCCACTGGGTGTGCTTCTGCTTGAAGACCAGGCCCAGGTGGACGCTGATCAGGGCGACCAGCAGACCCGGGATGAGCAGCACGTGGGCGATGAAGAACCGGCTGATGATGATCGTGCCGGGGAACTCGCCACCGAAGATCGACGAGGTGACCCAGGAACCGATCACCGGGATGGACAGCATGATCGCCGAGGCGATCCGCAGACCGGTGCCGGACAGGCCGTCGTCCGGCAGCGAGTAGCCGGTGAAGCCGGCCAGGAAGCCGACCCAGAACAGCAGCGAACCGATGATCCAGTTGGTCTCGCGCGGCTTGCGGAAGGCGCCGGTGAAGAAGACCCGCAGCATGTGCACGACGATCGCGGCCATGAACAGCAGCGCCGACCAGTGGTGCATCTGGCGCATCACCAGACCACCACGGACGTCGAACGACAGGTCCAGGCTGGAGGCGTACGCGGCGGACATCGGCGTGCCCTGCAACGGCGCGTAGCTGCCGTCGTAGACCACCTCGGTCATCGCCGGCTCGTAGAAGAGGGTCAGGAACACACCGGTCAGCAGCAGCACGACGAACGAGAACAGCGCGATCTCGCCGAGCAGGAAGGACCAGTGGTCCGGGAAGACCTTGTTCAGCAGCTTGCGCAGCGGGGTGGCCACCTGGAAGCGGTCGTCCACTCCCACCGCGGCCTTGCCCGGCGTCGCCGCAAGGTCAAACTTTCGACGCTTCATGGCCGCTCCCAGAAATCAGGCCCGACGGTCTCGGTGTAGTCGGACTTCGCCACGAAGAAGCCCTCGGAGTCCACCTCGATCGGCAGCTGCGGCAGCCGCCGGCTGGCGGGGCCGAAGACGGGCCGGGCGTTGTCGGTGATCAGGAACTGGGACTGGTGGCACGGGCAGAGCAGCCGGTTGGTCTGCTGCTCGTAGAGGCTGGCCGGGCAGCCCGCGTGCGTGCACACCTTGGAGAACGCCGCGTAGTTGCCCCACATGAAGTCGCCGTGGCCGACCCGCTCGTTGGCCCGGCGCGACTCCTGCGCGTCGGTGTCCCGAAGGTGGATCAGCAGCGTCGGCGAGTCGGCGTGCCTGTTGCTCACACCGTGGTCGATGCCGGGGAAGACGGTCAGCTGTCCACCGGCGCTGATGTCCGCCGGGCGGACCGGCCGGCCGTCCTCGCGGACGAGGCGGATCGGCTGGCCGCCTTCGGCCGTGGCGAACCCGGTCGTGAACATCTGGTTGTTCTTGTGCGGCTGGGAGATCAGACCGCCGACCAGCGGCGCCGCGAGGACCGCGCCGACCGGCGCGAGACCGGCCAGCAGCGAGATGCCCAGCAGCGGGCGACGCTTCACACCCAACTCGTCCGCCATGTAGAGCATGGTCTGGCCGGTGATGGTGCGACCGTCGGCGTCAACCGCGCCCTCGTGCCGGTCCTGGATCGAGACCTCCTTGGGCAGCAACTTCTTGCCCCAGGTCAGGATGCCGAAGCCGACGGCGAGCAGCGCCACGCCGAGGGTGAAGCCCAACAGCGGGGTGTAGAACTTGTCGCCGCCGCGGCCCGCCTCGTACTTCCACGGCCACCAGATGTAGATGGCCAGGAAGGCGGTCGCGGCCAGTCCGGTGATCAGGAAGAACCCGGCGACCACGCGGGAGAGCCGACGCTCTGCCTTGGTGCCGGGCAGCACCTGCGGCTCGTAGTGGACGATCTCGATGTCGTCCCGGCGCGCGCCCTCACGAACGATGTCGAACCGGGTCAGCTTGGGGTCGTTCACGTCGAGCGGCTCCCGGCCCTGCGGGGCCTGGTGCTCGGTGTGGGTGCTCATGCCGTCACCTCGCTACGGGTGGCGCCGAGCGGCACCACAGCACTGATTCGGATGATCCGCTCGGTCACGACTTACCCGCAATCCACAGGCTAGCGAAGACGAGCGCCACGATGCCAATCAGGAAGATCGCCAGACCCTCGGTGGACGGGCCGTACCGTCCGAGGTTGAACCCACCCGGGTCCTGGTCGTGCTTCAGCGTCTCCTGGATGTAGGCGATGATGTCGGCCTTCTGCTCCGGCCGAAGCTGGTTGTCGCCGAACACCGGCATGTTCTGCGGGCCACTCAGCATCGCCGCGTAGATCTGGCGGTCGGTCGCGGGGTGCAGGCTCGGGGCGAACTTGCCCGAGGAGAGCGCACCGCCGCCGCCACCGAACGCGTGGCACTGCGAGCAGTTGATCCGGAACAGCTCACCGCCGGCCGCGACGTTGCCGTCCTCGCGGAGATCGTCGCCGTCCGGCACGACCGGGCCGCCGCCGAGCTCCTGGATGTACTGGGCGAGCTGACGGGTCTGCTCGTCGGTGAAGACCGGGGGCTTGCGGTGCGCCTGGGCCTCCTGGCGGGCCAGCGGCATCCGCCCGGAGCTGACCTGGAACTCGACCGAGGCCGCGCCGACGCCGATCAGGCTCGGCCCGCGACCCTCGACACCCTGGGCGTTACGGCCGTGACAGGTCACGCAGCTCACGTCGAACAGCGCCTTGCCCTCGGCGGCGGCGCCGGTCAGCTGCGGGTTGTCCTGCGCCTGGGCACCCGGGGCGAAGACGGTGTAGGCGCCGCCGGCGAGCATCAGCGCGGCGATCAGCCGGACCGCGGCGCCCAGCCGGCGGCGGCCCCTGCTGCGCGCGGCGGGCCGCTCGCGCAACCGCGCGAGCAGACCGCGTCGGCGGTCGTTGTCAGAAGTCATGAGCGGTGTCCTTAACCGGTTGGACCTGTCTCAGGGGACGGAGCAGCAGCGCGGAATGTGACGCGCAAGATCACTGGAGCCAGTAGATCATGGCGTACAGCCCGATCCACACGACGTCGACGAAGTGCCAGTAGTACGACACGACGATCGCCGAGGTCGCCTGCGCCGGGGTGAACCGGCCCATGGTCGTACGGACCATGAAGATGATGAAGGCGATCAGACCGCCGGTCACGTGCAGGCCGTGGAAGCCGGTGGTCAGGTAGAACACCGACCCGTACCCGTCTCCGTTGATCTTGACGCCGTCGGCGACCAGGTGCCGGTACTCGTTCAGCTGGCCGAGCACGAAGATCAGGCCCATCACGAAGGTGACGGTGAACCAGCGCCGCAGCGCGTGCACATCACCCTTCTCCGCCGCGAAGACGCCGAGCTGGCACGTCACGGAGGACAGCACCAGGATCACCGTGAAGGTGGTCGCGTACGGAATGTTCAGCGCTTCGGTGTGCTTCTCCCACTGCTCCGGCGCAGCTGCGCGGATGGAGAAGTACATCGCGAACAGCGCCGCGAAGAACATGAGTTCGCTGGAGAGCCACACGATCGTCCCGACGCTGACCATGTTCGGTCGGGTCAGAGAGTGGATCCGGCTCTTGTCAATGGCTGGGGCCGCAGTCACGCCGTCATTATTGCCCCTGACCGGGGCTCGCGATCAGCGGGGTGGCAAACCTGCGCCTTCCGTGGCCCGGGCGTCGGGGTCCGGTTCGCCTGGCCTAGCCTGAAAAGCGTGCTGCACGTCGATCCGATCTTCGCCGCCACCTCGGCCCCACCGCCCTTCACCGTCGGCGCGGTGCTGACCGAGACCCGCCTGGACAGCTGGCTGGCCCTCGGCCTGGTGCTCGCCGCCGGCCTGTACCTCTACGGGGTGTACCGGCTGCGCCTTCGCGGGGACCGCTGGCCGATCACCCGTACCGTGTTCTTCCTCGGCCCCGGGCTGGGCGGCATCGCGCTGGTCACGGTCAGCGGGCTGCACGCGTACGACACCGCGATGCTCTCCGTGCACATGATCCAGCACATGGTGCTGTCCATGGTGGCGCCGATCTTCCTGGCGCTGGGCGCGCCGATGACCCTGGCCCTGCGCACCCTGCCGGTCGGGCCGCGCAAGCGCCTGCTGGCGATCGTGCACAGCCGCGTCGCCCGGGTCTACAGCTTCCCGCTGGTGGCGTTCGCCATCTTCGTGGTCAACCCGTTCGCCCTGTACTTCAGCGACCTCTACCGCTTCACCCTCGAACACGCCTGGGCGCACGAGCTGGTGCACGCGCACTTCATCATGACCGGCTGCGTGTTCTTCTGGCCGCTGCTCGGCCTCGACCCGCTGCCCGGCCGCTGGCCGTACCCGGCGCGGGCGCTGCTGATGCTGCTCTCCGTGCCGTTCCACACCGTGCTCGGCCTCACCATCATGCAGAGCAGCACGCTCTTCGGCGGCGACTGGTACCCGTCGCTCAACCTGAGCTGGGTCGACCCCTGGGCGGACCAGGTGGTCGCCGGCGGCATCCTCTGGGCCGGCGGTGAGTTCGTCAGTGTGACCATGCTCGCGGTGCTGGTGGTGCAGTGGGTCAAGCAGTCCGAGCGGGAGGCCCGCCGGGTCGACCGCGAGCTCGACCGCCAGGAGGCCCGCGAGCGCGCCGCCGACGCCGCGGCCGCCTGAGCTGCCCGGACGGTACGCCCCGGCGAGCGCGGCGGGCGGGATGTCAGCTACGTCACGCCGACCGGTACGATCGGCGGGCAGCTACGAGGTGGGAGTGCCGGCATGAGCGATCGTCTTTGCACCGTCTTGCTCTACAGCGACGACGCGCAGGTTCGTGATCGGATGCGGATGGCGGTCGGCACCCGGCCCGCACCCGGGCTGCAGATCGAGTTCGTCGACGCGTCGACCTACGCGGAGACCATCCGGCTGGTCGACGACTACGAGATCGACCTGCTGCTGCTCGACGGTGAGGCGAGCCCGGGCGGCGGCATCGGCATCGCCCGGCAGATCAAGGACGACCGGGACGACGCTCCTCCGACGTGCCTGGTGATCGCCCGCGCCGCCGACCGATGGCTCGCCGCGTACGCCGAGGTCGACGCCACGCTGGTACACCCGCTCGACCCGGTGACCACCGGCGGCACGGTGGCCGAGCTGCTGCGGACGCACGCACCCGCCTGACGTCCCCAAGCTCTCCGGCACCGTCACGGCGCCGGATCTCCTCGGCGCCGATTCCAGCCCACCCGCACTTCGTACGCTCGGGAGGCCCGCCATGGGCGATCGGACCTGGCCGCACCTGCTCAACTCGCTGCTGCGCGGCGAGGAGCTGACCACCGCCGACACCGCCTGGGCGATGGGCGAGATCATGACCGGCTCGGCGACCGCCGCGCAGATCGCCGGCTTCGCCGTGGCGCTGCGGGCCAAGGGCGAGACTCCGGGCGAGCTGGCCGGCCTGGT encodes:
- a CDS encoding Lrp/AsnC family transcriptional regulator; amino-acid sequence: MITAIVLIDCATDAIPEVAETLANLSGVSEVYSVAGHVDLIAIVRVREFDQIAQVIAGSISKVPGVLNTESHIAFRAYSQHDLEEAFAIGLSSAD
- the qcrB gene encoding cytochrome bc1 complex cytochrome b subunit, whose amino-acid sequence is MKRRKFDLAATPGKAAVGVDDRFQVATPLRKLLNKVFPDHWSFLLGEIALFSFVVLLLTGVFLTLFYEPAMTEVVYDGSYAPLQGTPMSAAYASSLDLSFDVRGGLVMRQMHHWSALLFMAAIVVHMLRVFFTGAFRKPRETNWIIGSLLFWVGFLAGFTGYSLPDDGLSGTGLRIASAIMLSIPVIGSWVTSSIFGGEFPGTIIISRFFIAHVLLIPGLLVALISVHLGLVFKQKHTQWPGPGRTNGNVVGERMFPRYALKQGGFFMVVFGVIALMGGLFQINPIWLFGPYEAWVVSAASQPDWYVMFLDGSTRLMPAWEINIPLGDGYVIPPLFWPTVVLPGILVGLSTMYPFLEARHLKDRKSHNLLQRPRDVPARTAVGAMAVSFYVVLTLTGANDVIADKFMISLNAMTWAGRIGLLVVPPIAYYVTYRLCLGLQQHDREVLAHGVETGIIRRMPDGRFVEVHQPLSASNGHADGHGELEYVGWVVPKKMNRLGALGPAIRGFFYPIEKPVEAPVSPGHPPVEARPEREEIGSGESRR
- the qcrC gene encoding cytochrome bc1 complex diheme cytochrome c subunit, producing the protein MTSDNDRRRGLLARLRERPAARSRGRRRLGAAVRLIAALMLAGGAYTVFAPGAQAQDNPQLTGAAAEGKALFDVSCVTCHGRNAQGVEGRGPSLIGVGAASVEFQVSSGRMPLARQEAQAHRKPPVFTDEQTRQLAQYIQELGGGPVVPDGDDLREDGNVAAGGELFRINCSQCHAFGGGGGALSSGKFAPSLHPATDRQIYAAMLSGPQNMPVFGDNQLRPEQKADIIAYIQETLKHDQDPGGFNLGRYGPSTEGLAIFLIGIVALVFASLWIAGKS
- a CDS encoding nucleotidyltransferase family protein, encoding MTGLVGGPAELCAVVLAAGEGTRLRPLTERVPKALCPVGNVPLLDRALARLVGLGLAGPARVAVNACYLGDQVVAHVGDRAHLSVEPGDPLGTAGGVANLRDWIDGRPVLVGNADAYLADPAAPPGPDVAALLDGWDGHTVRLLGQPAADPTAPGTFAGHCFTGFSLLPWRLVRDLRAVHSDLVHAVWRPAESAGALEVVPYPGTFYDTGTPADYLAANLHAAAGGTLADPSATVTGRCVESVVGAGARVRGDVERTVVWPGATVHEGERLRDAIRAGDNLTVPVTSPPPSTSTGRKTSSMGDDADERRNVP
- the qcrA gene encoding cytochrome bc1 complex Rieske iron-sulfur subunit, which encodes MSTHTEHQAPQGREPLDVNDPKLTRFDIVREGARRDDIEIVHYEPQVLPGTKAERRLSRVVAGFFLITGLAATAFLAIYIWWPWKYEAGRGGDKFYTPLLGFTLGVALLAVGFGILTWGKKLLPKEVSIQDRHEGAVDADGRTITGQTMLYMADELGVKRRPLLGISLLAGLAPVGAVLAAPLVGGLISQPHKNNQMFTTGFATAEGGQPIRLVREDGRPVRPADISAGGQLTVFPGIDHGVSNRHADSPTLLIHLRDTDAQESRRANERVGHGDFMWGNYAAFSKVCTHAGCPASLYEQQTNRLLCPCHQSQFLITDNARPVFGPASRRLPQLPIEVDSEGFFVAKSDYTETVGPDFWERP
- the ctaE gene encoding aa3-type cytochrome oxidase subunit III, which gives rise to MTAAPAIDKSRIHSLTRPNMVSVGTIVWLSSELMFFAALFAMYFSIRAAAPEQWEKHTEALNIPYATTFTVILVLSSVTCQLGVFAAEKGDVHALRRWFTVTFVMGLIFVLGQLNEYRHLVADGVKINGDGYGSVFYLTTGFHGLHVTGGLIAFIIFMVRTTMGRFTPAQATSAIVVSYYWHFVDVVWIGLYAMIYWLQ
- a CDS encoding DUF4142 domain-containing protein; the protein is MLGIKRLGLLAALVLVGVAPAAAAQAAAQPSTQDTQYLQAIHQVNLFEITAGDLAQQKGQDQGVKDLGAMLKTDHTQLDQTVQQTASQLGVELPNEPSADQQAVIDKLNNASGAEFDRLWVTSELAGHVQAIQATQTEISQGSEQSVVQLAQTALPTLQAHYDELVQLANKLGIPVPQTSASGTPSPGGTGTESPAPGGGTESPAPGGGTESPAPGGGTTETPAPSVS
- a CDS encoding cytochrome c oxidase assembly protein, coding for MLHVDPIFAATSAPPPFTVGAVLTETRLDSWLALGLVLAAGLYLYGVYRLRLRGDRWPITRTVFFLGPGLGGIALVTVSGLHAYDTAMLSVHMIQHMVLSMVAPIFLALGAPMTLALRTLPVGPRKRLLAIVHSRVARVYSFPLVAFAIFVVNPFALYFSDLYRFTLEHAWAHELVHAHFIMTGCVFFWPLLGLDPLPGRWPYPARALLMLLSVPFHTVLGLTIMQSSTLFGGDWYPSLNLSWVDPWADQVVAGGILWAGGEFVSVTMLAVLVVQWVKQSEREARRVDRELDRQEARERAADAAAA